Proteins encoded together in one Camelina sativa cultivar DH55 chromosome 9, Cs, whole genome shotgun sequence window:
- the LOC104712815 gene encoding RING-H2 finger protein ATL54-like: MAKKKHRKLFPTLASETNETLDCSIGVCDPSCPYNCYREPDYYAISPQLPPRSSPHLITSSSPSPSISAVYQPSQKQPSSSLDSITILTITGAVLAILLTGLFLVAKFVSDSVTRVDQGRYQSNDEDNDTVIDEEFQDREQVDHPIWLIRTTGLQQSIINSITICNYKRGDGLIERTDCPVCLNEFEEDESLRLLPKCNHAFHISCIDTWLSSHTNCPLCRAGIAMISAATPRCSGPVDVTPEGSGSRLESDGVGEEDHGQVENRVELVRDGDESDVKERDDSDNSDVRIEIYGFMDGDGSETERKEQVRVLVECLDPNGREFLDESVDFSGRSCEKQSQDSTRHIGEYEASCSEENSDDHKVAAPRRRSCESVELNGEGTEEDTGFSQSDSDITLKTNESSSVSSSCFNKNKSSVFPL, translated from the coding sequence ATGGCAAAGAAGAAGCATCGAAAGCTCTTCCCTACCTTAGCATCAGAGACAAACGAAACGTTAGACTGCTCCATAGGAGTCTGCGACCCGAGTTGTCCTTACAATTGCTATCGAGAACCTGATTACTACGCCATATCCCCACAGCTACCACCACGGTCATCACCACATTTAAtcacatcatcatctccatctccatcaatCTCAGCCGTTTATCAACCATCTCAAAAGCAGCCTTCCTCTTCCTTAGACTCCATAACCATCCTCACAATCACTGGTGCGGTCTTAGCCATTCTCTTAACCGGATTATTTCTTGTAGCTAAATTCGTTTCAGACAGCGTAACCCGTGTCGATCAGGGAAGATACCAATCCAACGACGAAGACAACGATACGGTAATAGATGAAGAGTTTCAAGACAGGGAACAAGTGGATCACCCAATCTGGTTAATCAGAACGACAGGTCTACAGCAATCGATCATAAACTCGATTACGATCTGTAATTACAAGAGAGGAGATGGTTTAATCGAGAGAACAGATTGTCCTGTTTGTTTAAACGAGTTTGAAGAAGACGAGAGTCTTAGGTTATTGCCTAAATGTAACCACGCTTTTCACATCTCTTGTATTGACACATGGCTCAGCTCTCACACCAATTGTCCTCTGTGTCGTGCTGGTATTGCGATGATCAGTGCTGCTACTCCAAGGTGTTCTGGTCCGGTCGATGTTACTCCTGAAGGATCAGGATCACGTTTGGAGAGCGATGGAGTTGGTGAAGAAGATCATGGCCAGGTTGAGAACAGAGTTGAATTAGTAAGAGACGGGGATGAGTCTGATGTTAAAGAGAGGGATGATTCAGACAACTCAGATGTCAGAATTGAGATTTATGGATTTATGGACGGTGACGGTTCTGAAACAGAGAGGAAAGAGcaagttagggttttggtggaGTGTTTGGATCCAAATGGAAGAGAGTTCTTAGATGAAAGTGTAGATTTTTCGGGAAGATCATGCGAGAAACAGAGTCAGGACTCCACCAGACACATCGGAGAATACGAAGCAAGCTGCTCTGAAGAAAACAGTGATGATCATAAGGTTGCAGCACCACGGAGAAGAAGTTGTGAATCCGTTGAGTTGAACGGCGAAGGAACCGAAGAAGATACAGGGTTTAGTCAGTCAGACTCAGACATAACGTTGAAGACTAATGAAAGCTCCtctgtatcatcatcatgtttcaacaaaaacaagagtTCGGTTTTTCCGCTATag
- the LOC104712817 gene encoding uncharacterized protein LOC104712817 produces MLKNKHKTNKKFNTRAHDTDSSSSSMANFLINRRTRRAVKSKTDEGKRSDSKSNTSSSDNNFSCKKHTKHRQSPGICSLCLTERLSKLSLEYYYYTKKPAETSTYCGSSASSSSSVTSCYSSSSVSSCSSPLQYRYREKKKDGKKQSFLFRLLLGSIVD; encoded by the coding sequence ATGCTGAAAAATAAacacaagacaaacaaaaaattcaacaCCAGAGCTCACGACACAgactcctcatcatcatcaatggcgAATTTTCTCATCaacagaagaacaagaagagcaGTGAAATCAAAGACAGATGAAGGGAAGAGATCAGACTCCAAATCCAATACGAGTTCATCTGACAATAACTTCTCATGCAAGAAGCACACGAAACATCGACAGTCTCCAGGAATCTGTTCTCTCTGTCTCACCGAGAGGCTCTCTAAGCTGTCTCTGGAGTATTACTACTACACTAAAAAACCAGCTGAAACGTCGACATATTGCGGCTCATCAgcatcttcgtcttcgtcggTCACCTCTTGCTACTCGTCTTCATCGGTCTCTTCTTGTTCGTCTCCTTTGCAATATCGgtatagagagaagaagaaggatgggaagaAACAGAGCTTTTTGTTCAGATTATTGCTCGGATCCATTGTAGATTAG
- the LOC104712818 gene encoding uncharacterized protein LOC104712818, producing MEDCCDPLLSIDASSRRESLSAAEKAIESSSTAMNLVDLDSNCELSNDVHMEQSSPGLMESEQSSDPDPVALDGKLVLGFPLASPDLVNCGASPDLPRVCFEDSPEFAKKIRFSTELSLENGIDGSTTTTNTRGGRKSQVVKFSAVCQTFGFELSPESSFELPSPPGNFREITTPVISINSGSTTTDVTLADETFLKDEFYSGGETIMTDAVVGDEDEIFLYQTARLGNFAYKFQLLEPGDYFIDLHFAEIEFTEGPPGVRVFDIFIQGAKVISGLDLFSQVGANTPFVIADLRMLVGREGELSIRLEGVTGTAILCGISIRKEATSTYVEDTGMLAVKGTTDTVLSQPIQENVDCRTEEETEGIISCEQQKTEMEDMKRMIEELKQENQKKSRECEEALDSLREIQNELMRKSMHVGSLAFAVEGQVKEKSRWFSSLRDLTRKLKIMKMEQIKLLEEASTYKLLAQDINEFSSHIQSRVKQDAELHENLKAKFVAGEKERKELYNKILELKGNIRVFCRCRPLNFEEIEAGVSMGIDVESAKTGEVMVMSNGFPKKSFKFDSVFGPNASQADVFEDTAPFATSVIDGYNVCIFAYGQTGTGKTFTMEGTQHDRGVNYRTLENLFKITKERENRYNYEISVSVLEVYNEQIRDLLAPASQSASAPKRFEIRQVSEGNHHVPGLVEALVNSLDEVWDVLKTGSNARAVGKTAANEHSSRSHCIHCVMVKGENLLNGECTKSKLWLVDLAGSERVAKTEVQGERLKETQSINKSLSALGDVIFALANKSSHIPFRNSKLTHLLQDSLGGDSKTLMFVQISPNENDQSETLCSLNFASRVRGIELGPAKKQLDNTELLKYKQLVEKWKQDMKGKDEQIRKMEETMYGLEAKIKERDTKNKTLQDKVKELESQLLVERKLARQHVDTKIAEQQTKQQTEDEKNISKRPPLANILLGSASKEMVNLTHPSLLECSSYDLAAPLPNGGLKYNDISEKENNPEMADQVHIPNRTGRFSICTKRIPSAPAPRRSSLAPTTSTSKEMMNLTRPPLSESTTSYNLPPLPNGGLKYSDLIEKVNNPEMAEQVQIPNRTGRSSICAKRIPPAPRRKTLAPMPFIPITSTSALSLLPPCQAITNSPDEKSGANQVLCTSPKLHRSNGKTLNSILRRSIQKRMQMKCSPRQQPLRKGGGINVGMERVRLSIGSRGRLAHRVLLTNARKAGLKEAPQKQERWI from the exons atggagGATTGTTGTGATCCGCTTCTCTCAATTGATGCTTCTTCGCGACGTGAAAGCTTATCAGCAGCTGAAAAGGCTATTGAATCGAGCTCAACGGCTATGAATTTGGTAGATCTAGATTCTAATTGCGAATTGAGTAACG ATGTTCATATGGAACAATCAAGCCCCGGATTGATGGAATCGGAACAATCTAGTGATCCTGATCCCGTAGCTTTAGATG gcaAACTCGTGTTAGGGTTTCCATTAGCATCTCCTGATCTAGTTAACTGTGGCGCTTCACCTGATTTACCGAGAGTTTGCTTCGAAGACTCTCCAGAATTTGCTAAGAAGATAAGATTCTCAACTGAGCTTTCTCTAGAGAATGGAATCGATggttctactactactactaatacAAGAGGTGGACGTAAAAGCCAAGTTGTGAAGTTCTCAGCAGTCTGTCAAACGTTTGGATTTGAGTTGTCTCCTGAGTCTTCTTTTGAGTTGCCTTCTCCACCTGGAAACTTTCGGGAGATTACAACTCCTGTTATTAGTATTAACTCTGGTTCTACAACCACTGATGTGACTCTCGCTGATGAAACTTTCTTGAAGGATGAGTTTTATAGTGGAGGTGAAACTATCATGACTGATGCTGTtgttggtgatgaagatgagattTTCTTGTATCAAACAGCTCGGCTTGGTAATTTCGCTTACAAGTTTCAGTTGTTGGAACCTGGGGATTACTTTATTGACTTGCATTTTGCTGAAATTGAGTTCACTGAGGGTCCTCCGGGAGTTagagtttttgatatatttattcaaGGAGCAAAG GTCATATCCGGACTTGATTTGTTTTCGCAAGTAGGAGCAAACACACCTTTTGTGATTGCTGATCTAAGGATGCTCGTTGGTCGAGAAGGAGAGTTATCTATTCGATTAGAAGGAGTGACTGGAACTGCTATTCTATGTGGCATATCTATTAGAAAAGAGGCAACATCTACTT atgTTGAAGATACTGGAATGTTAGCGGTTAAAGGAACAACTGACACTGTTCTGTCCCAGCCAATTCAA GAAAATGTTGACTGCAGGACAGAAGAAGAGACCGAAGGGATTATAAGTTGTGAGCAGCAGAAGACAGAGATGGAGGATATGAAGAGAATGATTGAGGAACTTAAACAggagaaccaaaaaaagagtAGAGAATGTGAAGAAGCATTGGATTCTCTCCGTGAGATTCAAAATGAACTAATGCGCaagtcgatgcatgttggttcTTTGG CGTTTGCTGTTGAGGGACAAGTCAAGGAGAAGAGCAGATGGTTCTCTTCATTAAGAGATTTGACAAGAAAACTGAAG ATCATGAAAATGGAGCAAATTAAGCTGTTGGAGGAGGCATCCACATACAAATTGCTAGCCCAAGATATCAACGAGTTCAGCTCTCACATACAGTCCAGAG TAAAGCAGGACGCAGAACTGCATGAAAATCTCAAAGCCAAATTTGTAGCtggagaaaaagagaggaaggAACTATACAACAAGATACTAGAGCTAAAAG GTAACATCAGGGTCTTTTGCAGGTGTAGACCTCTAAACTTTGAAGAAATTGAAGCAGGAGTATCAATGGGAATTGATGTTGAGTCAGCCAAAACTGGGGAGGTCATGGTCATGTCAAATGGGTTTCCCAAAAAAAGTTTCAAGTTCGATTCTGTTTTTGGTCCAAACGCTTCCCAAG CTGATGTTTTTGAAGATACTGCTCCCTTTGCTACGTCGGTCATTGATGGATACAACGTTTGCATTTTTGCCTATGGCCAGACTGGGACTGGGAAAACTTTTACCATGGAGGGAACTCAACATGACCGTGGCGTAAATTATAGAACACTGGAGAATCtgtttaaaataacaaaagaacgAGAAAACCGCTACAATTATGAGATCTCGGTTAGTGTATTGGAAGTTTACAACGAGCAGATAAGAGATTTGTTAGCTCCAGCTTCACAAAGTGCATCTGCGCCAAAAAG ATTTGAAATAAGGCAAGTGAGTGAAGGAAACCACCACGTACCAGGATTGGTTGAAGCACTTGTAAACAGCTTAGATGAGGTCTGGGATGTGTTGAAGACAGGAAGTAATGCAAGGGCTGTTGGGAAAACGGCGGCTAATGAGCACAGCAGCCGATCTCACTG CATTCACTGTGTGATGGTAAAAGGGGAGAACTTGTTGAATGGAGAATGCACAAAGAGCAAACTGTGGTTAGTTGATTTAGCAGGAAGCGAACGGGTTGCAAAGACAGAAGTGCAAGGAGAACGGCTCAAGGAGACTCAAAGCATCAACAAATCATTATCTGCTCTCGGGGATGTCATATTCGCTCTCGCTAACAAAAGCTCTCACATTCCTTTCAG AAATTCAAAACTCACACACTTGCTTCAGGATTCTCTAG GAGGAGATTCAAAGACCCTCATGTTTGTTCAAATCAGTCCTAACGAGAATGACCAAAGTGAGACACTATGCTCACTCAATTTTGCTAGCAGAGTGAGAGGGATAGAGTTGGGACCTGCCAAGAAGCAGCTAGACAATACCGAACTCTTGAAATACAAGCAATTG GTTGAGAAATGGAAGCAAGACATGAAAGGAAAAGATGAACAGATTAGGAAAATGGAGGAAACAATGTACGGTTTAGAAGCAAAGATTAAGGAACGAGACACTAAGAACAAAACCCTTCAAGACAAG GTTAAAGAACTTGAATCGCAACTGCTGGTAGAGAGGAAGCTTGCACGTCAACATGTAGACACAAAGATTGCTGAACAGCAGACAAAACAGCAGACTGAAGATGaaaagaatatctcaaagaGGCCGCCGCTGGCAAACATACTGTTGGGATCAGCTTCAAAAGAAATGGTAAATCTAACACATCCATCACTCTTGGAGTGTTCCAGCTATGATCTAGCAGCTCCTTTACCTAATGGTGGCCTCAAGTACAATGACATCTCTGAGAAGGAGAACAATCCAGAAATGGCTGATCAAGTGCATATACCTAATAGAACAGGAAGATTCTCTATCTGTACAAAACGTATTCCATCAGCTCCAGCTCCAAGAAGAAGTTCTCTTGCCCCAACCACATCAACTTCGAAAGAAATGATGAATCTAACCCGACCACCACTCTCAGAGAGCACCACCAGCTATAATCTACCTCCTTTACCCAATGGTGGCCTTAAGTACAGTGACCTCATTGAGAAGGTGAACAATCCAGAAATGGCTGAGCAAGTGCAAATACCGAATAGAACAGGAAGATCCTCTATCTGCGCAAAACGAATTCCACCAGCTCCAAGAAGGAAGACTCTTGCCCCAATGCCTTTCATTCCAATCACATCAACATCAGCTTTGTCATTATTGCCACCATGCCAAGCTATTACAAACTCGCCTGATGAAAAGAGTGGCGCTAACCAAGTGCTCTGCACCAGCCCCAAGCTACATAGAAGTAACGGGAAGACGTTGAACAGCATACTGAGACGAAGCATACAAAAGAGAATGCAAATGAAATGTTCCCCGAGGCAGCAACCGTTGAGAAAAGGTGGTGGCATTAATGTCGGGATGGAGAGAGTTAGGCTGTCTATAGGAAGCAGAGGAAGGTTAGCTCACAGAGTTTTGCTTACCAATGCTCGTAAGGCAGGTCTGAAGGAGGCACCGCAGAAACAAGAGCGATGGATCTAA
- the LOC104712819 gene encoding thionin-2.1-like produces MKGKALILSLLIMSLVMAQIQVEASICCPSVQARNTFAMCYNSGLYRMSICIAMSGCQKSNTCPNGILENSGDAINEYCKLGCETSVCGAMNTLKNSDASEIVKGALEQCAKACSTFCTKSSKATLVTA; encoded by the exons ATGAAAGGAAAAGCTTTGATTTTGAGTTTGCTCATAATGAGTCTGGTCATGGCACAAATCCAAGTAGAAGCAAGTATCTGTTGCCCGTCCGTACAAGCTAGAAATACCTTTGCTATGTGTTATAATTCTGGTCTGTATCGCATGTCAATTTGTATTGCAATGAGTGGATGCCAAAAATCGAACACATGCCCGAACGGCATTCTCGAAAACTCAG GTGATGCTATTAATGAGTACTGTAAGTTAGGGTGTGAAACTTCTGTTTGTGGAGCCATGAACACTCTCAAAAATTCTG ATGCAAGTGAGATTGTGAAAGGAGCGCTTGAACAATGTGCTAAAGCATGTTCTACTTTCTGCACCAAGAGCTCTAAAGCCACACTTGTAACTGCCTAG
- the LOC104712816 gene encoding blue copper protein-like gives MANLITLVGFLVIVFFNVFEPASSASHPIEWSLGKDYSSLATGKPYAVGDTIVFNYGAGHTVDEVSESDYKSCTLGNAISSDSSGTTSIALKTSGTHYFICGIPGHCTGGMKLSVTVAKASSSGGGDGTTDKTTPAQSGTTTPSEGKKASPSASATAVLKPLDSLVVTCVVTLLYAFALS, from the exons ATGGCAAACTTGATTACACTTGTTGGTTTTCTTGTCATTGTCTTCTTCAATGTGTTTGAACCTGCCTCTTCCGCCAGTCACCCCATCGAATGGTCGCTCGGGAAGGACTATAGCTCGTTGGCTACCGGAAAGCCCTACGCTGTCGGCGATACCATCG TGTTCAACTACGGTGCGGGTCACACGGTGGACGAGGTGAGCGAAAGTGACTACAAGAGTTGCACATTGGGGAACGCAATTTCTTCGGACAGTAGCGGAACCACAAGCATAGCTCTCAAGACATCTGGTACTCACTACTTCATCTGTGGTATCCCCGGCCACTGCACCGGCGGCATGAAGCTCTCTGTCACCGTTGCGAAAGCCTCGTCAAGCGGCGGTGGAGACGGTACCACTGACAAAACTACGCCAGCACAAAGCGGAACTACGACACCTTCGGAAGGCAAAAAGGCTAGTCCTTCTGCTTCGGCCACAGCCGTGTTGAAGCCGTTGGATTCTTTGGTTGTAACTTGTGTAGTTACATTGTTGTACGCTTTTGCTCTCTCATAA